Genomic segment of Drosophila ananassae strain 14024-0371.13 chromosome 2L, ASM1763931v2, whole genome shotgun sequence:
TCTATAATTTCAGCTTGGCTTTAATAACAAAGGCTGGCTTTAATTGACCAGAGATTAACAAAAACTACGGTCCCAGGCCATGATGTCATGTCGTAGCTCTGACCGTCTTTGGGCCTTTAATGATTTGGTTATTTTCCACGATTATTTCTTGTACACAttgtttctaatttttttctttttttgtttgccaagACACTCAAACACACACTAGCACAGGCTGGAGTTTTGGAGCTGAAACTTACGATTTAGTTTGGGGCTTGCTGGAGCTGACGATGTACACTGTACCAAATGAGAAGCGATACTGAACGGCAACCGGAGAGCAGGTCGCTTTTATAACTCGCGGACCTGGTCGCCATAATGCCGGCAAACAACAGGGGCTGGCGTGAAAGGGGGAGTCACCATAAGAGAGGTTGCcgttggctttttttttgtttttggcctgTTCTGCCAACACATACAGCAAACATGCTAACTAATATCTCAAAAAATAGTGACGCTAGTAGTGTGATTAATATATACATAGGGTCGTGTGCAGTTATTTGTAATATAGTGGCTTTTATGAACCCCTTCGGAGTAATAAAAATCCTACTTTCTAATGATCTTTCAATCGGAACATTGCTCTTTTTCCTCTCTTTGGTTCGTTATTTTCAGCCCCCTTGCTATTCAAATTGAAAAGCTTgtatacacattttttgtgtgttttaatGAACATCTGTGCCAGAGCAAAttgcgcttaaaaataaaCGGGTTTATCGTGCAAatgcttaaaaaatatatgaaaaataaacagcAAGCGGTGTAGAAAGCCGGCCGGCAAACATTCATATCAGGGGGCTCATATCAGGGAAAGGAAACACACCAGTTGGCAACGATATGGAAATGTACTTACAAATCAGCCCACATGAATAACAACGGAAAAAATTAGGGCTTTAAAATTAAGCCAAAAATTAGGAAGTTGCGACTCAGAGTTAGGCCTAAGCAGGATACAtcgatatacatatttttcaattattggaAGAGTTTCTAGCGTCGAAGGGACATGCAAACATCGAATTACTGACCCACCACTTGTTAATAATCTTGTAATTATTGTAATGGCCTTAGTAACAAATCGATTGAAACATGTTTGGCTGACCTTGGCCTGTAAGAAACGATTGTTATGGCCATATTGCTTAGAAAGCCCATTCAAGCCAAGTTTTTAAGGGGAGAAcgtgagcaattattgtttgTTTCCAAGACGAGTCTCGAACGTTCCGAGGGAACACTTTGCTGGGAGTGTCTGTTATTTCAAAACATTTCCATTTATCAGCTCACAAATTGGGAATAGCAACTATCAGCATGACCCAGCAAAAAGTACAATAAcaagtgaaaatgaaaatgtatCATGAAAGAGCATATTCGGCGGGGCCGACACGTCAGTGAAATTGTTCTCTTAAAGTCCAGAACAGTCTACATTATAACTTATGAAGTCAAAACACGTAAATCCCCAAGCCCCCCAAGACTCAGAAGTTACTCATTTGTACATAATGTTGAAATCCACTGAATCATGGGAAATATGATCGTAAACAAAAAGGTGTTCGCCAATAAACTGGTTGGTTTAATTCACTAAAAAGCCGGGCCGAAATATGTAGAGAAAGGTCACAGACACTCTGTTTGGTCCACTCTTGATCTGCAAGAGAACCAGTTAGACGGCATTGGCCAGGTATGCGTCACAAACCATTAACAATAGGGGAAAGACAACAGGTAAGGCAGGCAAGCTTCGGGCTAAGGCGAAGCGTACACTCCCTATGAGTTGTATGCCagttttttgtaaaataaaatcttaAGCAAACGTAGGCTTGTTCCATCAAcaatttactattttttgaATCAACCATATagtattgaaaaataaaaataccttctgtaagggtataaaaataaaactaccCAAAGAGTCCCCGACTCAAAGAGATACTTTTGTTCAAATAAAGAGAGAAACACTTTGATGGGTCTAAGAGAAATATGCCAATCTCTtgtctatatatatacataggtATATATACTTGATTTTTATACTGGATTTATCTCGCCGGCTGgcaaaaataattattcaGTACAGCTGCGCTTTGAGCTTCAGATGGAATTGAAAAAAGTGCCATAAATACTTTTAGCGAAAtgaatacatatataaaatataacatcTAAAAAAAgctattgaaaaaaatataaaaaaatttgaatcaaattgaaatatattaaaatattcttCGAACTCATACCTATTTATTTGGACTCAATTGTGTCAagtattcaataaattttatcATTGAAATTAAGCTTGTAGATAATTCTAATCTGAATGGAATGAAAAACACGGTATCTCTGATAATGACTAATAAAAGGAATCAATTTAggataaaaaccaaaaaaaggaaatctaAAATAGATCAATACATAAACAaacatatgtaaataaatcACTGACCCTGTGTTAAACGCCTATCTCTTTTAAAAACATTATCTTTTGACTTTATGGCAGGTTCACTCGAAAAttttccctgattcataagtATGGGCTCGGTGCATCGCAGATAGGAATATAATCTACAAATAATAGTAGTCCTCAAATGAATCATATATGACGTGAAGGCGGGAGAGCAGATGACACCTGAGTTCCTAAAGATCAATCCCCAGCACACCATTCCCACGCTGGTGGACAACGGATTCTCCGTCTGGGAGTCCCGGGCCATCGCCATTTATTTGGTAGAGAAGTACGGCAAGGACGACTCCCTCTACCCGAAGGACCCTCAGAAGCAGGCGGTGGTCAACCAACGCTTGTACTTTGACCTGGGAAGCCTGGCGGACTCCTTCTCCAAATATTACTATCCCATTATCCTAACCGGCAAACCGGGATCCGATGACGACTTAAAGCGCATCGAAACTACCTTTGGGTTCCTCAACACCTTCCTCGAGGGCCAGGACTATGTAGCGGGCGACCACCTCACTGTGGCAGATTTCGCCATCCTCTCCTCCGTCTCCACCTTCGACATCGTTGAGTTCGACATCAGCAAGTACCCCAACGTGAACAGATGGTACCAGAATGCCAAGAAAGTCACTCCTGGCTGGGATGAGAGCTGGGAGAGTCTCCTGGAAGTGAAGGCCTACTTCCAGAGCATTTTAGCCAAAGAAGCTAAGAACTAATCGACCAAAGACAGTATTATCCTTTTCGCTTGTtcttgtaaattaaaaataaataataaatattttaagtatttcataaatcacaaaattttaaatgggTAGCAATAATCAAATAACTCACAATTAAAATCACACCATTCCGTCTTGTCTAGACTAAATCTTGGTTCATATTCACGTGAATCTCAAGTGGTATAATGAAATCAATCTCATGTTCGATAAAGTTATTTATTGAAAGATTAAAGAGGTGATATTTATTAAAGAGGTCTGCTAATTTTTAAATCTTATCTGgagtttataaaaaattccCAGCAATTAAATTATTCGATTTTTAAATTGCATCAAAACTAACATGAATCATGTCTTTGATAAATAAAACGCAGTTTTCTAGTCACACCCGTGGAATGTTTTTGGGGTTTTATCGACCAGTTCAGTCAGTTCTGAGTAGACATTAGGATATCGTGACAGATAGTTCCTCACCCTAATGGGAATCCAAAGTCAAAAGGTCAGGATTATCAAAcactaataatatttttgtggcCTTCTGTTCCAATACTCCTGCGGGCTTAGATTATAGAAGGCTATCCTTATCTGAAGATTTTATTATCCCTATTGTATTTCTTCCAAGTACTATCCATTTTTAAACTACAAAATTTATATTCAAAAGAACAAACCTATAGTTCCACTgctaattttttcattttcaagaaataaaagtcATTCATCTTAcctttaataatttatttaaattaagcaAGCCGTAATAAACTTTATTCTATTACTACAATAAAATGCTTACATTTTCGGCAATTTTGAACAAATACACGCAAAGTGATACTTTATTATATAACAATAAACATATTCATGTATGGTGTggtatgtatttaaattttccaatttcgCTGCGTGGGCCGTCTCAGCTATTCTAGTCGACGCACAGTTGCCGATTTAACGATTTTAGTACCGAGATGCTATAGATATTTAGTCCTTGCTCTGCATGTACTTGATCAGATCGATGACGCGGTTGGAGTAACCGAACTCGTTGTCGTACCAGGAGATGAGCTTGACGAACTTGTCGTTCAGCGAAATGCCAGCCTTGGCATCGAACACCGACGAATGGGTGTCGCTGAGGAAGTCGGTGGAGACGACCTCCTCATCGGTGTAGCCAAGAATACCCTTCAGGGGTCCGTTGGCAGCCTCCTGAACCTTAGCCTTAATTTCATCGTAGCTGGCACCCTTGCCCAGGCGCACGGTCAGATCCACAACGGACACGTTGGGGGTGGGCACACGGAAGGCCATGCCAGTCAGCTTGCCGTTGAGGGCAGGGATGACCTTGCCGACGGCCTTGGCGGCACCGGTGGATGCCGGGATGATGTTCTGGGCAGCGCCACGTCCATCGCGCCACAGCTTGCCGGAAGGTCCATCGACGGTCTTCTGGGTGGCAGTGGTGGCGTGCACGGTGGTCATCAGACCCTCAACGATCTCGAAGTTATCGTTGATGACCTTGGCGAGGGGAGCCAGGCAGTTGGTGGTGCAGGAGGCGTTGGAGACCACCTTCATGTCCGGGCTGTAGGCATCCAGGTTGACACCGCAGACGAACATGGGAGCATCGGCCGAGGGGGCCGAGATGACCACCTTCTTGGCACCGCCCTTCAAGTGGGTGGAGGCCTTCTCGGTGGTGGTGAAGACACCAGTCGACTCAACAACGTACTCAGCGCCAGCGCTGGCCCAGTTGATGTTAGCAGGGTCGCGTTCGCTGAAAACGGTGATCTTCTGGCCGTTGACGACCAGGAAGCCGCCCTCAGCGGCGACGGTGCCCTTGAAACGTCCATGGGTGGAGTCGAATTTGAACAGGTAGACCATGTAGTTGACATCGATGAAGGGATCGTTGACGGCCACCACGTTGGCGCCCTTATCGATGGCGGCACGCAGAACCAGACGGCCGATGCGGCCAAATCCGTTAATTCCGATCTTCGACATGGTTATTGttaaaataagttaattttctTTTGCAGTTGCAAATTTAACTTCCGCTCCTTTCGCTTGCTGAGAACCGACTGTGGTCACAATGAGACGTTGAGCACTTTCGCTTATACGAGAAAATTTTCAAGGTCAGTTGAATGTCATCTTTGCCAAAGGCAGCACAGCCATAGAAAAAAAGCTCTTTTTCTCTCATCACTGTGAAAGCTTAAGCTTTTTACGGTGCGCGTGTGCTTAACCCTTAGTTGGCTCACTGTGCTCGAATATTGGATGACATTATTGAAGCTATATATTTCTATATGCCAGGTTTAgtttattataaaattgatatttatttttaagacaaatttattgttttttctttgaaaaataatactaAAAACAAACTCAAAGTTTAAGCTGCCAATAAGCTCTAAACAAATAGTAGACTttgtagaaaaaaattatgagcCTCTGAAAGGTTAAACTTAATTAATTACTCTCTCCCTTACTCTCTCTCTCACAACTCGTACTCTCTCTCatgaaataaaaactcaaaatacatacatatgtacatatgttcaccaaaattgtaattgttttattattattacttcTAGGAATttctataatatataaatagatAAGATAAAAATGCATTAGACCATAGACCAAATACCAAGTGCCCTCCCAGTTTAGATTAGTCTCTTATTAGTCAGTCCAGGAGCTTTCTATTTATATGTAAACGAAATGCAACGAAAGTGCTTGCATAACTTTATAGTATGTcatgaaaaaaataagaaaatgtGAGGTAATATGCCGGTGTAAAACGAAATCGGCTAAACactttttccatttcattcTAAACTTGCACATTTACCAAATATGTTAAAAATACGTCACAAGTTTCGAGGGTATGGGGTTTTTGACACGGCGTGCTTTTTAGGGGTCAAATGTAAGTGAATTGGTGACCTGGGGTTAGGAGCAAGGAAGAGAAAAGGAAAGGAAGCAAAATGTTACATAGCCTTTGGACTACCCTAAGCCTAgcgtacatacatacattcaTAGCATGGTTATTCATTCAAATACACATATTTATGTACAAATTTACGAATCTCATAtagagaaaatattaaatattcagCTCAACTAGATGTTTACTAAACTAATATTCAAGATCGAACGATTAAGTGGACCAGCCCCTCATCTTGGACTTTCATTTGGAACTTCTTATCaaattagaatatttttaaaacagtTCATTTACGTCACAATCTTTTTTCTAAACtacacacaaaaataaaatttaaattaaaacaggCCAAACTCTATTATTGAGTATTTAATCTCTCATTCTCCAAAATAACATTTGCACACCATTTTAGATGACAATTTCAAGAAAATTTTACTATTTCGGCACCTACTTGAACATCCAAATATATTGGTTTCAAACCATccatttttaaagatattttgAAACTTTCCGTTTTAACAtgaattttttctcaattcaaaaacatttttgtgcAAAATGTCTGGTTAATGGTTATAGGTTTCTATTCTAAAActacatattttttaagaatttttcaatttacattttttttaggatACCATATGTtctaagttttaaaaaaaaggaaaaaaatatgtgaTAACTCATTACTATCGAAATGGCTGTTAAGCTTATATacgctttttttttactgAAGTTACTACTGAGTTTTTTCTGAAGTAAAGTATCAAATTTTAGACTTAATAGAAATTAAAATCAATCCGCACCAGCCGCCTTCAGCGGAAAAATTGGCGATGAGATCAAATTTAAGTTGATTGTGTAGAACGCTCTCACAAATACAAACATTACCCCAGACATACAtataaaattgaacaaaaCTGAGAGAAAATAAAGTAAGAGAAGAAATAAATTTCCTACTTAACTATGCTATATAAGCCCGAGCATGGGTGGAATAATTGGTAGTCTCTGTAAAAACGCGAATCCCGTCAAACATggacttttattattatagcGCTGTAGCTGCTTGCCGGGCAGTTATCATGGTGGCCGAAACACTGGGCATCAAGTTGAACAAAAAGGTGGTGAACACCCTCAAGGGTGAGCAGATGAATCCGGATTTCATAAAGGTTAATCCCCAACACATCATACCCACCATTGTGGACGATGGATTCGTCCTCTGGGAATCTCGTGCCATTACCGCATACCTGGTGGAGAAGTACGGAAAGGATGACTCTCTCTACCCCAAGGATCCTCAAAAACGGGCCGTCGTCAACCAGCGTCTCTACTTCGACATGGGCATTTATAACGCCATGTTCAAATACTACTTCATAGCGTTCTCAACGGGTAAATATGGTTCCGAGGAGGACTTCAAGGGCTTGGAAAACGTCTTTGGATTCCTGAACACCTTCCTGGAGGGCCACGACTATGTGGCAGGCGACAAACTGACCATTGCCGACATTTCGATCCTGGCCAGCGTCTCCACCTTGGTCGCTATGGGATTTGAGCTCACCAAGTTCCCCAATGTGGACAAGTGGTACAACAACGCCAAGAACGTGGTCCCCGGATTCGCGGAGAACTGGGAAGGAGCTCAGTTGGTGGCCGAAAATGTCGTTGCCAGACTAAAATAAGTGATCTTTTTTtgtgtaaataaaaattaaataatacaaaCTATGGTCTTGGATTTTAATTCAGAATTATATGAATTAATTTTCAATCCTTTTAGGATATttcgctcaaggatcggatcgCTGTGGATCATATTCAATTTTTGTGGAATAGAAATCTGCAAGAGTATatattcttcgtttttttCGAGGATGGGAaggcaaatattttaaagagaGAATTGATAACagttaaactttaaaaacgGTTTAATCTATACAACGTGTTTCTGCTGTTAATAGCGATAGTACCAGTTACTAAGGTATTTGTCGACTTTTATTTAGCGCAATTGACCGACATCACTTATCACAAGAAATATGAGAGAACTACTACTACTCTACCCGCCACAAGTTCGTGAGATTTTTCTAACAAACAACGCCATATAAACAAGAGCCCCTGGGTGAGCGATTCAGTAAACAAGTTCCTCCAAGAGAACGAACAATATACGATATGGATTTCTACTACAGCCCTGGCAGTAGCGTTTGCCGGGCGGTGATCATGACCGCGAAGGCAGTGGGCGTGGAGCTGAACAAAAAGTATCTGAGCGTAGGAAAGGGTGATACTCTCAATCCGGAGTTCGTGAAGCTCAATCCCCAGCACACCATTCCCACCATTGTGGACAATGGATTTGTGCTCTGGGAGTCGCGTCCCATCGCCATTTACCTGGTGGAGAAGTACGGAAAGAACGATTCCCTCTACCCCAAGGATCCCCAAAAACGAGCCGTCGTCAACCAGCGCTTGTACTTCGATATGGGTACACTGTACTCCGCTTTCTCCAAGTTCTACTATTCCATTTTTCGACCAACAAAGCCCGGAACTCTCGACGACTACGCGAAGATTCAAGACGCCTTTAAGTTGCTGGACACCTTCCTCGAAGGCCAGGACTACGTGGCTGGGGACCAACTCACCATTGCGGATATCGCCTTAGTGGCCACAGTTTCCACCTATGAGTCCGTCGACTTTGATTTCAAAAAATACTCAAACGTAACCAGGTGGTACGAAAACTGCAAGAAAGTAGTGCCCGGTTGGGAGGAAAACTGGGAAGgcgtgcaaagtttcaaaaaacttatTCAAGGAGGCCTGGATGAGTTCAAAAAGAAATACGGTTTATAAAATTGTGTATTCTCTCTGAATTCTGAACTCAGGTTGATCAATGTTTGTACATTATTTTCAAAGATTGGATGAATCACAGTATCAGTATATTGTTGAAATGCTTCGGAGATTTTAAAGAATCATGATGACTGCTCTTACAGATAAGAGGTAATCATCTTccaatatatattaaaaaaaaaaaataacaaaactaATTGTTTTTGGTAAACAACCGtgattaaattttaacaatatataataatactaatttaaagaattctcaccattttcacattttattttataatgatattcaaataaaaataaaataataacaaaatttACCTCTTTCCATGACGCATAGCGAGGGTATGGCATGTTTGGGCCCAAACACTCTTATCGTTGTAGGCCTTTCCCAATTGTACTATCATTAACTCAATCCTGATAAAAAGTCGTCAACGCGAAACGAAATCAATTCCAGCCCGAAAAATAGAAGAGAACATGCCAGCCATGACcagcaatttttattatttcacaaTCTCAATGCTATATATAAGGGACGCCCACTTTCATCACCTCAGTTTACGATCCACCGGCACACAACATTCAACATGGATTTCTACTACAGTCCCGGAAGCAGCGGATGCCGCACCGTTCTCATGACCGCCAAGGCTGTGGGCGTGGAGCTGAACAAGATTATCCTGAACCTGCGGGAAGGTGAACAGCTGAAGCCAGAGTTCGTGAAGCTTAATCCCCAGCACACCATTCCCACGCTGGTGGACAACGGATTCTCTATCTGGGAGTCCCGCGCCATCGCCGTTTATTTGGTGGAGAAGTACGGCAAGGACGACTCCCTCTTCCCCAAGGATCCCAAGAAGCAGGCACTGGTGAACCAGCGATTGTACTTCGATATGGGTACTCTGTACGCCGCATTCTCCAAGTACTACTACCCCCTGATACGCACCGGTACTCCCGGATCTGAGGAAGATTACCAAAAGATCGGAACCGCCTTTGAGTTCCTTAACACCTTCCTCGAGGGCCAGGATTACGTGGCCGGGGACCACGTAACAGTGGCGGACATCGCCATTGTGGCCACTCTGTCCACCTTCGAAGCCATCGAGTTCAAAGACTTCAGCAAATACTCCAATGTCGCCCGGTATTACGAAAACGCCAAGAAAGTAGTTCCCGGCTGGACGGAGAACTGGGAGGGTCTGCAGGCTTTCAAGAAACGTGTTCAGGAAATACAGGCTGAACTCAAGAAGAATTAATGTtaacaacaaaataatttattatattgaataaaaaaaaaatgaatattttatcAGATTTATAGAAATTACTGGGTTACTGGGTGTGTGAAAATGTTATTCAAAGGAATATGAAACTTTGTTTTTATCTACTCAAACAACAATTGCTTTCCAGACtttataaattgaaaatatgcCTAAATGTGTATGCCTACATTTTGTTAAATGAACAAATATTGTTCTCTATTATAAACCAAAATCAGTCAGGTAAACACAAACAAATGGAAAAagttaaaactttttattcaACTTGCTGGGAGTATTCTACGGCGTAAAtcactttattatttttgatatacccttgcagagggtagtATAATTTTGATGAAAcctacaatatatatattttctttcttGATCATCATCAccttcataaggatcgggacGCTACATCCCAAAATTGCGATATCCGATCCATACCCGATTATACCATTAAACTTTAAACTGCAAGAGTATACGAATTTTGGCTcagcccgaagttagcttttctatCTTGTTTTGAGATCTTTTGTATAAAAGttaattatatatacatatttttagaTCACAACAAACCACATACTACCTAAAAGCGAAATAGAATGAGTTATAAGAGAGATAAACACATACACCTACCGTAATTATCAGACAGGTAGAAAGCCAACGAGTATTTGGAACTTAACAGCCGGAATTTCTGCCACTGCCAATTTAGTCGATGGCTTCTATTCGAGCCGGCAGGGTTTATTGAAGACATTTCGCCATGGATCTATATAATATGCCAGGCTCACCGAGCACTCGAGCCATTATGATGACGGCCAAGGCCTTGGGAGTAGAGTATAACTCCAAGTTTCTGAACACCTTTGCGGGAGAGCAACTCAATCCAGAATTCGTGAAGATCAACCCCCAGCACACCATTCCCACACTGGTGGACCATGGATTCGTCATCTGGGAGACGCGGGCCATTGTTACTTACCTGGTGGAGCAGTACGGAGAGCCAGATTCCTCCCTGTACCCCAACAATCCCCAGAAGCGTGCTGTGATCAACCAGCGTCTGTACTTCGACATGGGAACCCTTTACGATTCGTTCGCAAAATACTACTTCCCACTTTTGCGAACCGGCAAGCCGGGAAGTCAGGAGGCCTTGGAGAAATGCAATACGGCCTTTGAGCTTCTCAATACTTTCCTGGAGGGACAGGATTACGTGGCGGGCTCTGAACTAACCGTGGCTGACATCGTCATCTTAGCCACTGTCTCTACCACAGAATTACTTCCCAACTTCGATTTTGGCAAATATCCAAATGTGGAGAGGTGGTACAAGAATGCGCAGAAGGTCACTCCCGGATGGAGCGAAAACCTGGAAAAGATTCAAGGTGCCAAAAAATTCCTTGAAGCGAACATGATAGAAACTTTGAAAGTGTAAACTTTAATAAAGAGAAACATTgagaattttatttaaagacTTTTAACGATCATTTAAGGGAAATGCAAAATATAAAGCCAAATGAGCATAAGAACTGATAACAGTAAGATAAGATTGTAATTTTCAAACACCTGTTAAGATTCAACTTTACCTGTAATGCTTCATCGTGAAAAATATAAGTGATTTGGTTTAATTTCAAGAAAGCATGAAGTAGACACATTAAAAAGCTATAATCTATACCAGTACTCGGTGGGGccatataatatacatataatctgcaaaataaataataattacttttcttatttttatttgtatacTTAAGAGCAAACTTAAGAGAATATACAATGAAAaagtattaaaataaaagtttgtAGAGAAAAGTGTATAACTCATCAATGGCGAACTTTATTAAATTGCTTACTAAAAATGACAAACATATTCTTGCTATCGTAGAAAATGAGAGAGCAGTTTCGCCATATAAATAGGGGACCCCTGTAGGAGTACATCAGTTTGCTTCGCTCTGTCGAACCCGTCGGTATACACTACAAATCTTCAACATGCCCCAATTGGATCTCTACAACATGCCCTTGGGTCCCACCAGCCGGGCCATCCAGATGATCGCCAAGGCTGTAGGCGTGAAACTGAACTCCAAGTTCATCAACACCATGGAGGGCGATCAGCTGAAGCCCGAGTTCGTGAAGATCAACCCCCAGCACACCATTCCCACCCTGGTGGATGACGGATTTGTTATCTGGGAGTCTCGAGCCATCGCCGTCTATCTGGTGGAGAAGTATGGCAAGCCCGACTCCTCCCTGTACCCCAATGACCCCCAGAAGCGAGCTCTAATCAACCAGCGGCTGTACTTCGACATGAGCACCTACGACGCTTTGAGCAAATATCTTTACCCTCTCTTCCGTACCGGAAAGCTTGGCGATCAGGAGACTCTGGACAAGTTCAACACCTCCATGGAGTTCCTTAACACCTTCCTCGAGGGTCAGGACTTCGTGGCCGGCAAGGAACTCACGGTGGCTGATATCGTCCTTTTGGCCACCGTCTCCGCCACCCAAGTGATTGCGTTCGACTTGGCCAAATTCCCCAACGTGGAAAGGTGGTACAAGAATGCCCCCAACGTGGTTCCTGGTTGGGCTGAGAATCTGAAGACCTTGGAGGAGGCTAAGAAGTTTTTTGATGAGAAAGTGGCTGAACTAAACAAATAAGTACTGATCTAAGTCAGCCGTCAATGCACCTTAGCACAACATTCGACATGGATTTCTaagaaaattttcttttaagaaaaattaatgttaacaacaaaataatttattatgttAAATAAAAGCTAATTTTTTTATGCCTAAATGTGTCTGCGTTTTGTTAAATGAATGCGTATTGTTTTCTATTATAAACCAAAATCTGTCAGGCAAATACAAACATTCGGAAAAAGTTAACAGTTTTGATCCAACTTGCTGCAAGTAATCTATGGCGTT
This window contains:
- the LOC6500722 gene encoding glutathione S-transferase D2 isoform X2; its protein translation is MTPEFLKINPQHTIPTLVDNGFSVWESRAIAIYLVEKYGKDDSLYPKDPQKQAVVNQRLYFDLGSLADSFSKYYYPIILTGKPGSDDDLKRIETTFGFLNTFLEGQDYVAGDHLTVADFAILSSVSTFDIVEFDISKYPNVNRWYQNAKKVTPGWDESWESLLELSVKTRIPSNMDFYYYSAVAACRAVIMVAETLGIKLNKKVVNTLKGEQMNPDFIKVNPQHIIPTIVDDGFVLWESRAITAYLVEKYGKDDSLYPKDPQKRAVVNQRLYFDMGIYNAMFKYYFIAFSTGKYGSEEDFKGLENVFGFLNTFLEGHDYVAGDKLTIADISILASVSTLVAMGFELTKFPNVDKWYNNAKNVVPGFAENWEGAQLVAENVVARLK
- the LOC6500722 gene encoding glutathione S-transferase D2 isoform X1, which encodes MTPEFLKINPQHTIPTLVDNGFSVWESRAIAIYLVEKYGKDDSLYPKDPQKQAVVNQRLYFDLGSLADSFSKYYYPIILTGKPGSDDDLKRIETTFGFLNTFLEGQDYVAGDHLTVADFAILSSVSTFDIVEFDISKYPNVNRWYQNAKKVTPGWDESWESLLEVKAYFQSILAKEAKN
- the LOC6499840 gene encoding glyceraldehyde-3-phosphate dehydrogenase 2; translated protein: MSKIGINGFGRIGRLVLRAAIDKGANVVAVNDPFIDVNYMVYLFKFDSTHGRFKGTVAAEGGFLVVNGQKITVFSERDPANINWASAGAEYVVESTGVFTTTEKASTHLKGGAKKVVISAPSADAPMFVCGVNLDAYSPDMKVVSNASCTTNCLAPLAKVINDNFEIVEGLMTTVHATTATQKTVDGPSGKLWRDGRGAAQNIIPASTGAAKAVGKVIPALNGKLTGMAFRVPTPNVSVVDLTVRLGKGASYDEIKAKVQEAANGPLKGILGYTDEEVVSTDFLSDTHSSVFDAKAGISLNDKFVKLISWYDNEFGYSNRVIDLIKYMQSKD
- the LOC26515040 gene encoding uncharacterized protein LOC26515040, with amino-acid sequence MDFYYSPGSSVCRAVIMTAKAVGVELNKKYLSVGKGDTLNPEFVKLNPQHTIPTIVDNGFVLWESRPIAIYLVEKYGKNDSLYPKDPQKRAVVNQRLYFDMGTLYSAFSKFYYSIFRPTKPGTLDDYAKIQDAFKLLDTFLEGQDYVAGDQLTIADIALVATVSTYESVDFDFKKYSNVTRWYENCKKVVPGWEENWEGVQSFKKLIQGGLDEFKKKYGLLNPDKKSSTRNEINSSPKNRREHASHDQQFLLFHNLNAIYKGRPLSSPQFTIHRHTTFNMDFYYSPGSSGCRTVLMTAKAVGVELNKIILNLREGEQLKPEFVKLNPQHTIPTLVDNGFSIWESRAIAVYLVEKYGKDDSLFPKDPKKQALVNQRLYFDMGTLYAAFSKYYYPLIRTGTPGSEEDYQKIGTAFEFLNTFLEGQDYVAGDHVTVADIAIVATLSTFEAIEFKDFSKYSNVARYYENAKKVVPGWTENWEGLQAFKKRVQEIQAELKKN
- the LOC6500725 gene encoding uncharacterized protein LOC6500725, producing MDLYNMPGSPSTRAIMMTAKALGVEYNSKFLNTFAGEQLNPEFVKINPQHTIPTLVDHGFVIWETRAIVTYLVEQYGEPDSSLYPNNPQKRAVINQRLYFDMGTLYDSFAKYYFPLLRTGKPGSQEALEKCNTAFELLNTFLEGQDYVAGSELTVADIVILATVSTTELLPNFDFGKYPNVERWYKNAQKVTPGWSENLEKIQGFASLCRTRRYTLQIFNMPQLDLYNMPLGPTSRAIQMIAKAVGVKLNSKFINTMEGDQLKPEFVKINPQHTIPTLVDDGFVIWESRAIAVYLVEKYGKPDSSLYPNDPQKRALINQRLYFDMSTYDALSKYLYPLFRTGKLGDQETLDKFNTSMEFLNTFLEGQDFVAGKELTVADIVLLATVSATQVIAFDLAKFPNVERWYKNAPNVVPGWAENLKTLEEAKKFFDEKVAELNK